One Thermodesulfobacteriota bacterium genomic window, CCGGAACTGGATCGAGAGCCTGAACTGCGCCATAGAGGGCGTTATATACGCCTTCAAGACCCAGAAGCACATACGGTACCACTACATAATCGCCGTATTCGTGCTGGCGTTGAGTCTGATACTGAAACTTCCGCTCGTCGAGTTCGTACTCTTCACCATGGCCGTCCTCTTTCTTCTCTTCGCCGAGATGATCAATACCGCCATAGAGGAGGCGGTGGACCTGATCGAGGAGCGCCACAACCTCATCGCAAAGAACGTAAAAGACGTCTCCGCCGGCGCGGTACTCATAGCGGGGGTAGGGGTGGCGGTGATGGCGTATGTGGTTTTCGTGCGCCACATCTCCGAGCCCATGGGCCTTGCCTTGAGGGAGGGTAAGGAGTTCTCGGTCCATATCGCCGTAGTGGCCCTTATCATCGTCCTTATAGGTGTAGTGGCGGCCAAGGCGATGACGGGCAGCGGCAGGCCGCTCCACGGAGGCATGCCGAGCGGGCACGCGG contains:
- a CDS encoding diacylglycerol kinase, translating into MDERPEIEKPRNWIESLNCAIEGVIYAFKTQKHIRYHYIIAVFVLALSLILKLPLVEFVLFTMAVLFLLFAEMINTAIEEAVDLIEERHNLIAKNVKDVSAGAVLIAGVGVAVMAYVVFVRHISEPMGLALREGKEFSVHIAVVALIIVLIGVVAAKAMTGSGRPLHGGMPSGHAAVAFSLWTSVALLTLDPLVTVLTFGMAAMVSQSRMLGGIHTRFEIVLGALLGCGLTLLIFRLFSTVLK